Proteins encoded by one window of Natronomonas salsuginis:
- a CDS encoding cation:proton antiporter, which produces MAEVLFEAGLMLAVLALAGTVARRINQSVIPFYVLSGMIMSPFVLGRLGFDSVAGYAIELQTYITLLAELGIVFLLFFLGLEFSLDRLLGSSEKIGKAGTLDLLVNLPAGVIIGLLLGWSVLEAFVLGGIVYISSSAVITKSLIDLGWIANDESNPILGTLVYEDLFIAFYLAVLSAILLGGGALATIAVDVAVAMGFLLALVSAVYLGTDHFGRFLDVDSEEMFVLRAVAVTVFVAGFALAIGVSEAVAAFFIGMGFSGTDHLHDLERRLIPFRDVFAAVFFFWIGLRTDPAVFPAVAGVVALLVVVTAPTKLFTGFFGGRFYGLDDRRNVRVGLGMVTRGEFSLIIAAIAADSTIGGTVLTDTIPAVAVGYVLVMSILGTMLMQYSGRFERYVVDGRSAAPAE; this is translated from the coding sequence ATGGCGGAGGTACTCTTCGAAGCCGGGCTCATGCTCGCGGTGCTCGCGCTCGCCGGCACCGTCGCACGACGGATCAACCAGTCCGTAATTCCATTCTACGTTCTCTCTGGGATGATCATGAGCCCGTTCGTCCTCGGTCGGCTCGGCTTCGATTCCGTCGCTGGATACGCGATCGAACTGCAGACGTACATCACGCTGTTGGCCGAGCTGGGCATCGTCTTCTTGCTGTTCTTTCTCGGGTTGGAGTTCAGCCTCGATCGGCTCCTCGGATCGAGCGAGAAGATCGGGAAGGCGGGTACGCTCGATCTGCTCGTGAACCTCCCGGCCGGTGTCATCATCGGTCTCCTCCTCGGGTGGTCGGTGCTTGAGGCGTTCGTCCTCGGCGGGATCGTCTACATCTCGTCGTCGGCGGTCATCACGAAGTCGCTCATCGATCTCGGCTGGATCGCGAACGACGAGTCAAACCCGATCCTCGGAACGCTGGTTTACGAAGACCTGTTCATCGCGTTTTATCTGGCGGTCCTCTCGGCGATACTCTTGGGTGGCGGCGCGCTCGCCACGATCGCCGTCGACGTCGCAGTTGCGATGGGATTCTTGCTCGCGCTCGTGAGCGCCGTCTACCTCGGAACGGATCACTTCGGCCGATTCTTGGACGTCGACTCCGAGGAGATGTTCGTCCTCCGGGCGGTCGCGGTGACCGTTTTCGTCGCCGGATTCGCCCTCGCGATCGGCGTCAGCGAGGCCGTCGCGGCCTTCTTCATCGGTATGGGGTTCTCCGGGACGGATCACCTCCACGACCTCGAACGGCGACTCATCCCGTTCCGCGACGTATTCGCGGCCGTGTTCTTCTTTTGGATCGGCCTGCGAACCGACCCGGCGGTCTTCCCCGCGGTCGCCGGCGTCGTCGCGCTGCTCGTCGTCGTCACCGCGCCGACGAAGCTGTTCACCGGGTTCTTCGGCGGTCGGTTTTACGGGCTCGACGACCGACGCAACGTTCGGGTCGGGCTGGGGATGGTGACCCGCGGCGAGTTCTCGCTCATCATTGCGGCCATCGCGGCCGACTCGACAATCGGCGGGACGGTCCTCACCGATACCATTCCCGCCGTCGCCGTCGGCTACGTGCTCGTCATGAGCATTCTCGGGACGATGCTCATGCAGTACTCGGGGCGCTTCGAGCGATACGTCGTCGACGGTCGATCGGCGGCCCCAGCAGAGTGA
- a CDS encoding cation:proton antiporter regulatory subunit, with amino-acid sequence MTVYESDLPGVGKKFEIELGDGSTLIIVIHNTGKREVFRREGESDSVKLFEISDQMARQVGSILEGAYFQPIATDTTETMLDDDSLLEWVKVVPGSSIVGQTLEELDFRNATGASVVAVQRDEDTESNPGPDTVIQADDTLIILGTRGACRSVESLAAGEAAVDDSEDHD; translated from the coding sequence ATGACCGTCTACGAATCGGACTTACCGGGCGTCGGGAAGAAATTCGAAATCGAACTTGGCGACGGATCGACGCTCATCATCGTCATTCACAACACCGGCAAACGCGAGGTGTTCCGACGCGAGGGTGAGAGCGATTCCGTCAAACTGTTCGAGATTTCGGATCAGATGGCCCGACAGGTCGGTTCGATACTCGAGGGGGCGTACTTCCAGCCGATCGCGACGGACACGACCGAAACGATGCTAGACGACGATTCGTTGCTCGAGTGGGTCAAGGTTGTTCCAGGATCGAGTATCGTCGGCCAAACGCTCGAGGAACTCGACTTTCGCAACGCTACTGGGGCGTCGGTCGTCGCCGTTCAACGCGACGAGGACACCGAGTCGAATCCCGGTCCGGACACCGTCATTCAGGCCGACGACACGCTCATCATTCTCGGAACGCGGGGCGCGTGCCGGAGCGTCGAGTCCCTCGCCGCAGGCGAAGCGGCCGTCGACGATTCCGAGGACCACGACTGA
- the glyS gene encoding glycine--tRNA ligase, with product MSETRELAELAKRRGFFFPSNEAYGGTAGFYTYGPEGAALKRNLEDVWRDLFVRELDNVELEAPTIMPEAVFEASGHLDGFDDMIVECAECGATHRADHLVEDAVPDIEDAEALGPERVGELIAEHGIVCPACDADLADEPVEEFNLMFGTNIGPGSAARGYLRPETAQGIFVEFPRLKEYARNSLPFGVAQIGRAYRNEISPRRALVRVREFTQAELEHFIDPESDEPPIDRVADVELPLYAAPAQHDDDGTTETHTVRDALNEGIIGNDWVAYYLGCAIDFYERIGIDMDRFRYRQHLAGERAHYAADCWDAETELGGNWIEVTGFAYRSDYDLSKHGEYADESFTIFRQYDEPKTTERAIVDPDMSYLGPEFGGDAAAIAKELEALAGRDRSAFEGETVDIELDGDTYSIPVEKADFAVEEQTEAGEHITPHVVEPSFGVDRLVYSVLIHAHESDTVDDEERAFLDLPAEMAPTTVAVVPLMAKDGLDERAQSIAEELRAAGYEVAYDDTGNIGRRYRRQDEVGTPYCVTVDYETQQDGTVTVRERDSTEQTRVGADDLAAVIRRLVDGDSLSDL from the coding sequence ATGAGCGAGACGAGGGAACTCGCGGAACTCGCGAAGCGCCGCGGGTTCTTCTTTCCCTCGAACGAGGCGTACGGCGGCACGGCCGGATTCTACACCTACGGACCGGAGGGCGCGGCGCTCAAGCGAAATCTCGAGGACGTCTGGCGCGACCTCTTCGTCCGTGAACTCGACAATGTAGAGCTCGAAGCGCCGACGATCATGCCGGAAGCGGTGTTCGAGGCATCGGGTCATCTCGACGGGTTCGACGACATGATCGTCGAGTGCGCCGAGTGCGGGGCGACCCACCGAGCCGATCACCTCGTCGAGGACGCCGTCCCCGACATCGAGGACGCCGAGGCGCTCGGCCCCGAACGGGTCGGCGAACTCATCGCCGAACACGGGATCGTCTGCCCGGCGTGTGACGCCGACCTCGCCGACGAGCCGGTCGAGGAGTTCAATCTCATGTTCGGGACGAACATCGGTCCTGGATCGGCCGCACGTGGGTACCTCCGGCCCGAAACTGCACAGGGAATCTTCGTCGAGTTCCCCCGCTTGAAGGAGTACGCGAGAAACAGCCTCCCCTTCGGCGTCGCTCAGATCGGGCGGGCCTACCGGAACGAGATCTCGCCGCGACGCGCGCTGGTCCGCGTTCGCGAGTTCACGCAGGCCGAACTGGAGCATTTCATCGACCCTGAGTCCGACGAACCGCCGATCGATCGCGTCGCCGACGTCGAACTCCCGTTGTACGCCGCGCCAGCCCAACACGACGACGACGGGACGACCGAGACGCACACCGTCCGCGACGCCCTCAACGAGGGGATCATCGGCAACGATTGGGTCGCCTACTACCTCGGCTGTGCGATCGACTTCTACGAACGCATCGGCATCGACATGGACCGATTCCGCTATCGGCAGCACCTCGCAGGCGAGCGGGCCCACTACGCCGCCGACTGCTGGGACGCCGAGACCGAACTCGGTGGCAACTGGATCGAGGTGACTGGGTTCGCCTACCGATCCGATTACGACCTCTCGAAGCACGGCGAGTACGCCGATGAATCGTTCACTATCTTCCGACAGTACGACGAACCCAAGACGACCGAGCGGGCGATCGTCGACCCCGACATGAGCTACCTCGGCCCGGAGTTCGGCGGCGACGCGGCCGCGATCGCCAAGGAACTTGAGGCGCTCGCCGGTCGCGATCGATCGGCCTTCGAGGGAGAGACCGTCGATATCGAACTCGACGGCGACACCTATTCGATCCCCGTGGAAAAAGCCGACTTCGCCGTCGAAGAACAGACCGAGGCTGGCGAACACATCACGCCGCACGTCGTCGAACCCTCCTTCGGCGTCGACCGACTCGTCTACAGCGTGTTGATCCACGCCCACGAGTCCGACACCGTCGACGACGAGGAGCGAGCGTTTCTCGATCTCCCCGCGGAGATGGCGCCGACGACGGTCGCCGTGGTCCCGCTGATGGCGAAAGACGGTCTCGACGAGCGGGCGCAGTCGATCGCCGAGGAACTCCGCGCGGCGGGATACGAGGTCGCCTACGACGACACCGGAAACATCGGGCGTCGATACCGACGACAGGACGAGGTCGGGACCCCCTACTGTGTCACCGTCGATTACGAGACTCAACAGGACGGTACCGTGACGGTTCGAGAACGCGATTCGACCGAACAGACGCGGGTCGGAGCCGACGACCTCGCTGCGGTGATCCGACGACTCGTCGACGGTGACTCGCTCTCGGACCTGTAG
- a CDS encoding DEAD/DEAH box helicase translates to MATASGESGYIEGPLLVDGLLEKRHYQLQLAETAVTDHTLVCLPTGLGKTAVSLLVTAERLAEHGGTSVLLAPTKPLVQQHATFYREALTIDDDDIVVFTGNVRPDDRAALFDSARVVCATPQVIENDLVGNRISLADVTHLTFDECHRATGNYAYNYIADRYHADADEPLVTGMSASPGGDKEEILTVCDNLGLRDVAVMTEDDADVATHTHDTDVEWERVELPETVIEIRDALNEVIAERLTKLKGLGVTNSTDPSMSQSQLNAIRGKLQELINNDSSEGYKGMSAHAEIMKLRRAVELVETQSVESLRRYFERQREDAKSSGASKASQRFVSDPRVKEAMRRAETFDDLHPKFRRTRILLAQTLGIENGERVIVFTESRDTAETLTEFLGEHFATRRFVGQGDKQGSDGMTQTEQKETLDAFRAGEFEVLVSTSVAEEGLDVPDVDLVLFYEPVPKGIRSIQRKGRTGRASDGRVVVLLAEDTRDEAFFWISRNEEKRMEDELRKLKNLEGEIETEIRKQVGFDAFAEGSTGEEGGPTRASEPASTAGNDGADHDANADRERAGNGAGQAGLADFAASAASDREEGTDESNTAAAETSASGIASDADEPTVETASPVDGTVEIVADQRELDSHIARDLSTREGIETRLETLDVGDYVLSDRVVVERKEVDDFLDTLVGGDRSLFEQVGAAARYYARPVVIIEGDRLYEARNVHPNAIRGALASLAVDFGVSVMRTDDADDTANLLEVIARREQETDDRTVSVHGQKGGKTLAEQQEYVVGSVAEVGPVTARALLEHFGSVEAVMRAGEDDLREVDGIGEITAERIRTVTKSEYANRN, encoded by the coding sequence ATGGCGACAGCTTCCGGTGAGTCGGGATACATCGAGGGGCCGCTCTTGGTCGACGGACTCCTCGAAAAGCGGCACTATCAGCTCCAGCTGGCCGAAACAGCTGTCACCGACCACACGCTCGTCTGTCTGCCGACCGGGCTCGGGAAGACCGCAGTCAGCCTCCTCGTCACCGCCGAGCGACTGGCCGAACACGGGGGGACGTCGGTCCTGCTCGCCCCAACGAAGCCGCTCGTCCAACAGCACGCAACGTTCTACCGAGAGGCGCTCACGATCGACGACGACGATATCGTCGTCTTCACCGGCAACGTCAGACCCGACGACCGCGCGGCGCTTTTCGACTCCGCTCGCGTCGTCTGCGCCACGCCGCAGGTGATCGAGAACGATCTCGTCGGCAACCGGATCTCGCTGGCCGACGTGACGCATCTGACCTTCGACGAGTGCCACCGAGCCACCGGCAACTACGCGTACAACTACATCGCTGATCGGTATCACGCGGATGCCGACGAGCCGCTCGTCACCGGGATGAGTGCCTCCCCCGGCGGCGACAAAGAGGAGATCCTCACCGTCTGCGACAATCTCGGCCTCCGGGACGTGGCGGTCATGACCGAGGACGACGCCGACGTGGCCACACACACCCACGACACGGACGTCGAGTGGGAGCGGGTCGAACTCCCCGAGACGGTCATCGAGATCCGCGACGCGCTCAACGAGGTGATCGCCGAACGGCTGACGAAGCTGAAGGGGTTGGGCGTGACGAACTCGACGGACCCGAGCATGTCACAGTCCCAACTCAACGCCATCCGCGGGAAGCTTCAGGAGCTGATCAACAACGACAGCTCGGAGGGGTACAAGGGGATGAGCGCGCACGCCGAGATCATGAAGCTCCGCCGGGCCGTCGAGTTGGTCGAAACCCAAAGCGTCGAATCGCTCCGCCGGTACTTCGAGCGCCAGCGCGAGGACGCGAAATCCTCGGGCGCGTCGAAGGCCAGCCAGCGCTTCGTCAGCGATCCGCGGGTCAAAGAGGCCATGCGTCGCGCCGAGACGTTCGACGATCTCCACCCGAAGTTCCGCCGAACGAGAATCTTGCTCGCACAGACGCTCGGTATCGAAAACGGCGAACGGGTCATCGTCTTTACCGAGTCCCGCGACACCGCGGAGACGCTGACGGAGTTCCTCGGCGAACACTTCGCGACCCGTCGGTTCGTCGGACAGGGCGACAAGCAGGGCTCCGACGGGATGACCCAGACCGAACAGAAGGAAACGCTCGACGCGTTCAGGGCCGGCGAGTTCGAGGTGCTCGTCTCGACCTCGGTCGCCGAGGAGGGTCTCGACGTCCCTGACGTGGATCTCGTCCTCTTCTACGAGCCGGTGCCGAAGGGGATCAGGTCGATCCAGCGGAAGGGTCGGACTGGCAGGGCGAGCGACGGCCGCGTCGTCGTGTTGCTCGCCGAGGACACGCGCGACGAGGCGTTCTTTTGGATCTCGCGCAACGAGGAAAAGCGAATGGAAGACGAACTCCGGAAGCTCAAGAATCTCGAGGGGGAAATCGAGACGGAGATCCGGAAACAGGTCGGGTTCGACGCGTTCGCGGAGGGATCAACTGGGGAGGAAGGCGGGCCCACGCGTGCTTCGGAGCCCGCCTCGACCGCCGGAAACGACGGCGCGGATCACGACGCGAACGCGGACCGAGAGCGCGCCGGCAACGGCGCAGGGCAGGCCGGACTCGCGGATTTCGCGGCCAGTGCGGCGTCGGACCGCGAAGAGGGAACCGACGAATCGAACACCGCCGCGGCAGAGACGTCCGCGTCCGGGATCGCCTCCGATGCCGACGAGCCAACCGTCGAAACGGCGTCCCCGGTGGACGGAACCGTCGAGATCGTCGCCGACCAGCGCGAACTCGACTCCCACATCGCCCGCGATCTCTCGACCCGAGAGGGGATCGAGACACGGCTCGAAACCCTCGACGTTGGCGACTACGTTCTCTCGGATCGTGTCGTCGTCGAGCGCAAGGAGGTGGACGACTTCCTCGACACGCTCGTCGGCGGCGACCGATCGCTGTTCGAGCAGGTCGGCGCGGCGGCGCGCTACTACGCCCGTCCGGTCGTCATCATCGAAGGTGATCGCCTCTACGAGGCCCGAAACGTCCACCCGAACGCGATCCGCGGCGCGCTCGCCTCGCTCGCGGTCGATTTCGGCGTCAGCGTCATGCGCACCGACGACGCCGACGACACTGCGAACCTGCTCGAAGTCATCGCCCGACGCGAGCAGGAAACGGACG